From one Bradyrhizobium sp. Ash2021 genomic stretch:
- a CDS encoding LysR family transcriptional regulator — translation MNIGLRQLRAFLSVARRGSFTRAAEDVGLSQSALSLSVRQLENELGLKLLDRTTRQVQLTTVGQTLVATGSRLVDELDATLRELRDIGEQHRGRVVMACVPAVARSLMPKCVAHCSAKWPNVSLSIDDSAASDVIRKVGRGEVEFGIASGQIASSELYVQPLMDDPFCLVCRRDDPMAKNRNVRWAELADRRLVMLSNTSGSRQVIETTLASAGTQVEVFLELAQPSSVLGMVEAGVGIAIVPELAAPRKDDTILATLRLVKPEVSRTILLLRRRDRSLSPAASAVWDALLHLYRGTGKDLNPAPDR, via the coding sequence ATGAATATCGGACTTCGTCAGCTTCGGGCCTTTCTCTCGGTCGCCCGCCGAGGAAGCTTCACCCGCGCCGCCGAGGACGTGGGTCTATCCCAAAGTGCCCTGAGCCTGTCGGTTCGGCAGCTTGAGAACGAGCTCGGCCTGAAGCTTCTCGACCGCACGACTCGGCAAGTGCAATTGACAACCGTCGGTCAAACCCTGGTTGCCACCGGCTCCCGTCTTGTCGACGAACTCGATGCGACGCTTCGGGAATTGCGGGATATCGGGGAACAGCATCGGGGACGAGTCGTCATGGCGTGCGTGCCCGCGGTGGCTCGCAGCCTGATGCCGAAATGTGTCGCGCATTGTTCGGCCAAATGGCCCAATGTCTCGCTGAGCATCGACGACAGCGCGGCAAGCGATGTGATCCGCAAGGTCGGCCGTGGCGAGGTCGAGTTTGGAATTGCAAGCGGACAGATTGCCAGTTCGGAGCTATACGTTCAACCGCTGATGGACGACCCATTCTGCCTCGTATGCCGTCGCGACGATCCCATGGCGAAAAATCGGAACGTGCGTTGGGCGGAGCTCGCCGATCGACGGCTTGTCATGCTGAGCAATACATCGGGAAGCCGTCAGGTAATCGAGACAACGCTTGCGAGCGCCGGGACACAGGTGGAGGTCTTTCTTGAGCTCGCTCAGCCGAGTTCTGTCCTCGGAATGGTCGAGGCCGGAGTCGGGATTGCAATCGTACCGGAGCTCGCCGCTCCTCGCAAAGATGACACCATCCTTGCAACGTTGCGCCTTGTAAAGCCGGAGGTTAGCAGAACCATCCTGCTGCTGCGGCGCCGGGACCGTTCGCTTTCCCCCGCAGCGTCCGCCGTATGGGACGCACTGCTACATCTTTATCGCGGTACCGGCAAAGACTTAAATCCCGCCCCAGACCGGTAA
- a CDS encoding glutathione S-transferase N-terminal domain-containing protein, with amino-acid sequence MRGLDHSPLWCCAELGLSRRHLVMGGEYGGTDDPEYIAMNPNRLVPTIDDDGFLLWESNVIVRYLSQRYGVDSLFPSALDRRFDAERWMDWQATTLWPALRPVFIGLIRTPLAERNPIIQKAAEDHCANTMRILDARLSNRAYLGGDAFSMADIPAGASAYRWYTLDIVHPQLPHLERWYADLTQRPGFRNEVMLPLS; translated from the coding sequence ATGCGCGGCTTGGACCACTCTCCGCTCTGGTGTTGCGCAGAACTCGGGTTATCTCGCCGACACTTGGTCATGGGCGGAGAGTATGGCGGCACGGATGACCCCGAATACATCGCCATGAATCCAAACCGGCTCGTGCCCACGATAGACGACGATGGATTTTTGCTCTGGGAGTCGAATGTCATTGTCCGTTATTTGTCGCAGAGATACGGGGTTGATAGTCTTTTCCCATCCGCGCTCGATCGCCGTTTTGACGCCGAGCGCTGGATGGACTGGCAAGCGACCACCCTCTGGCCGGCGCTACGCCCGGTCTTCATCGGCCTCATCCGGACACCCTTAGCAGAGAGAAATCCCATAATACAGAAAGCGGCGGAAGATCACTGCGCAAATACTATGCGGATACTCGATGCCAGATTATCCAACCGGGCGTATCTTGGAGGAGACGCGTTCTCGATGGCGGATATTCCCGCCGGCGCATCGGCCTATCGCTGGTATACTCTTGATATTGTCCACCCCCAGCTTCCACACCTGGAAAGGTGGTACGCCGATTTGACCCAACGGCCAGGCTTCCGAAACGAAGTGATGTTACCCCTCAGTTAG
- a CDS encoding MFS transporter, with amino-acid sequence MALIQQAEPAAPEQTSRPAAFSAHAVITTMLCILFAIMYLDRVNISAAAAPLKAHFQLTNTQMGLAFSAFSWAYLASVLFGGWGARKYGARATLLVCVIIVGTGTILTGLIGGLASLFMARLVVGLGEGPAFPAATQAMRNWYPADRFGYIQGITHSASRLGAAIAPPLVATIIVWSDWRVSFIVCGAAAIVWAIAWWYYFQDDPRAHPQVDARRLEGLSVSLPDRRARFPLWILTKRMFPVTVVMFSYGWTYWVFVSWLPLYFANQHGTDLKNSALLTSLLFFAGLIGNTAGGMASDLILKRTGRNRLARCSVVFTSLIGTALFLIPCLFIHNLTVVVALLAASMFFLELTIAPMYAIPMDISKEYAGLGSAYIIMGVALSGIVSPVVFGWLIDMTGNWNVPFATGVLVLLAGAAVVGVLRPDIPLEIPASPK; translated from the coding sequence ATGGCGCTGATCCAGCAGGCTGAACCGGCGGCGCCGGAACAGACATCGCGACCGGCTGCGTTCAGCGCCCACGCCGTCATCACCACGATGCTCTGCATTCTGTTTGCGATCATGTATCTCGACCGCGTCAACATCTCGGCGGCAGCAGCCCCTCTCAAGGCGCATTTTCAGCTTACCAATACCCAGATGGGCCTCGCCTTCAGCGCGTTCTCATGGGCGTATCTCGCATCGGTGTTGTTTGGCGGATGGGGTGCCCGGAAATACGGTGCTCGGGCGACGCTGCTGGTATGCGTGATCATTGTCGGGACCGGCACCATTCTGACCGGGTTGATCGGCGGTCTCGCCAGCCTGTTTATGGCGCGGCTCGTGGTCGGTCTCGGCGAGGGGCCGGCGTTTCCCGCGGCGACACAGGCCATGCGCAACTGGTATCCCGCAGATCGCTTTGGATACATCCAGGGGATTACGCACAGTGCGTCGCGCCTCGGAGCGGCGATTGCTCCGCCGCTGGTCGCGACCATCATCGTGTGGTCGGATTGGCGCGTTTCTTTCATTGTATGCGGCGCGGCTGCGATTGTGTGGGCGATAGCGTGGTGGTATTACTTCCAAGATGACCCTCGCGCCCATCCGCAGGTGGATGCCAGACGCCTCGAGGGTCTCAGCGTTTCGCTACCCGATCGCCGGGCGCGGTTTCCGCTCTGGATCCTGACCAAGCGGATGTTTCCGGTCACTGTCGTCATGTTCTCCTACGGCTGGACCTATTGGGTGTTCGTTTCCTGGCTTCCGCTATATTTCGCCAACCAGCATGGCACCGACCTGAAAAACTCGGCGCTGCTCACCAGCCTGTTGTTCTTCGCCGGGTTGATCGGAAATACCGCCGGCGGAATGGCATCCGACCTGATCCTGAAGCGAACCGGCCGCAACCGGCTTGCCCGTTGCAGCGTCGTCTTCACATCGCTGATCGGCACGGCGCTGTTTCTGATTCCCTGCCTGTTCATCCACAATCTGACGGTTGTGGTGGCATTGCTTGCCGCTTCGATGTTCTTTCTCGAGCTGACGATCGCGCCGATGTATGCCATTCCGATGGACATTTCGAAGGAGTACGCCGGACTGGGCAGCGCCTACATCATCATGGGCGTTGCGCTATCGGGGATCGTTTCGCCAGTCGTGTTCGGCTGGTTGATCGATATGACCGGCAACTGGAACGTGCCGTTTGCGACCGGCGTGCTTGTCCTGTTGGCGGGCGCGGCGGTTGTCGGCGTTTTAAGGCCCGATATTCCTCTGGAAATTCCTGCTTCCCCAAAATGA
- a CDS encoding DUF2798 domain-containing protein yields MLGIPRRFSHYVFGIIQSGLTSLIAAGIASYPFLAAGAFVKHWLQSWALAWVMMLPIVIFAAPVIRGLTHALTREERR; encoded by the coding sequence ATGTTGGGAATTCCTCGCCGCTTCAGTCACTATGTCTTTGGGATCATTCAGTCAGGCCTGACCAGCTTGATTGCTGCGGGAATTGCGAGCTATCCATTTTTGGCAGCTGGAGCGTTCGTGAAACATTGGCTGCAATCGTGGGCCCTTGCCTGGGTGATGATGTTGCCGATCGTCATCTTTGCGGCACCCGTTATTCGCGGTCTGACGCATGCGCTGACGCGGGAAGAAAGACGATAG
- a CDS encoding glutathione S-transferase family protein, translated as MSETGEALGKGADRAAELSSEPAGGPLRVLGRANSFNVRKVLWVCDEIGIPFVREDFGRGFKPTNTPEFLKLNLTGQVPVVIDGSLVMRESNTIVRYLAAKHRAIDLYPDDLGQRQAIEQWMDWVAYDITHALRGAFLGGQLKEAPYDHPWYVEQGQKELIHVIGLLDGHLADNGPYVMGDHFTIADIPMGLVVNRWFMISNLKRPHYAAIADYYELMTERPGFRKHGRNGLP; from the coding sequence ATGTCCGAAACTGGCGAAGCATTGGGGAAGGGCGCGGATCGAGCCGCCGAATTGTCGTCGGAACCTGCCGGCGGTCCGCTCAGGGTGCTTGGTCGTGCCAATTCGTTCAACGTTCGCAAGGTTCTTTGGGTCTGCGACGAGATCGGTATCCCGTTCGTCCGCGAAGACTTCGGCCGCGGGTTCAAACCGACCAATACCCCGGAATTCCTGAAGCTCAATCTTACCGGTCAAGTGCCCGTGGTGATCGACGGATCGCTGGTGATGCGTGAATCCAATACCATCGTCCGTTACCTTGCGGCCAAGCACAGGGCGATCGATCTCTACCCCGACGATCTCGGACAGCGGCAAGCGATCGAACAGTGGATGGACTGGGTGGCCTACGACATTACCCACGCGTTGCGCGGCGCGTTCCTGGGTGGTCAACTCAAGGAAGCGCCGTATGACCATCCCTGGTACGTCGAGCAAGGACAGAAGGAGCTGATCCACGTCATAGGCCTCCTCGATGGGCATTTGGCTGACAACGGCCCGTATGTGATGGGCGACCATTTCACCATTGCCGATATTCCAATGGGTCTGGTCGTCAACCGCTGGTTCATGATCTCCAACCTCAAGCGACCGCACTACGCCGCCATCGCCGATTATTACGAATTGATGACCGAGCGACCCGGTTTCCGAAAGCACGGCCGCAATGGCCTTCCCTAA
- a CDS encoding peroxiredoxin-like family protein, which produces MSLQDQLDAFKAEIESGRPPYNATKAAIDTMHRATAELKASGQEARALKLGDRAPHFTLSDADGKSISSAELLTSGPLIVTFYRGAWCPYCNMDLKALEASLPSYHANGALLVAISPQTAANSRKSIRNNGLTFPILSDPGNETANKFGLRFTLPDYLIALYKAMKNDLPGFNGDSSWSLPMPARYVVGSDGIIEYAEVNADYTQRPDPEDLLPALKRLSS; this is translated from the coding sequence ATGTCGCTACAAGATCAGCTTGATGCATTCAAGGCCGAGATCGAATCTGGACGGCCGCCCTATAACGCCACCAAGGCTGCCATTGATACGATGCATCGAGCGACCGCCGAGCTGAAGGCTTCAGGTCAGGAAGCGCGAGCTCTTAAATTAGGTGATAGGGCTCCGCACTTTACGCTGAGCGACGCCGATGGAAAGTCTATTTCGTCTGCGGAACTACTTACCAGCGGTCCCCTTATTGTGACATTCTACCGTGGCGCATGGTGTCCGTACTGCAATATGGATCTCAAAGCCTTGGAAGCTTCGCTTCCTTCCTATCACGCGAACGGGGCGTTACTCGTCGCTATCTCGCCTCAGACAGCTGCGAATAGTCGGAAGTCTATCAGAAATAATGGCCTTACCTTTCCGATTTTGAGCGACCCGGGGAATGAGACCGCGAACAAGTTCGGCTTGCGGTTCACGCTACCCGACTATCTCATCGCGCTTTACAAGGCGATGAAGAACGATCTCCCGGGGTTCAATGGCGATTCAAGCTGGAGCCTGCCTATGCCTGCTCGATACGTGGTGGGCTCAGACGGCATCATTGAGTACGCTGAAGTAAACGCCGATTACACGCAGCGTCCTGATCCTGAAGATTTGCTGCCTGCGCTAAAGCGGCTCTCTTCATAA
- a CDS encoding aminotransferase class V-fold PLP-dependent enzyme produces MQQLPGRHFLQIPGPTNTPLPILAAIAKPTIDHRGPEFAELGLEVLAGIRSVFKTANPVVIYPTSGTGAWEAALVNTLSPGDRLLMFETGWFSTLWSKMTKSLGFEADIIKGDWRSGVDADLLEARLREDKAHSYKAVAVVHNETSTGVTSNIAAVRRAIDRAGHPALLLVDTISSLGSIDYRHDEWGVDVTVGGSQKGLMLPPGLSFNAISDKALAASRTSRFPRAFLGWEEMLSANVKGFFPYTPSTNLLQGLKVALEMLHAEGLDQVFARHARAAQATRAAVRHWGFEIQCSNEAEYSSTLTAVRLPVGHSADALRHEILERANMSLGNGLGPLADRLFRIGHLGDFNNLTVTATLSGIEMGLKARGIPHSPGGVDAAMEALAGNLPPAALAAE; encoded by the coding sequence ATGCAGCAGCTTCCTGGCCGTCATTTCCTGCAGATCCCCGGACCGACCAATACGCCGCTGCCGATCCTGGCCGCGATCGCCAAACCGACCATCGATCACCGCGGCCCAGAGTTTGCCGAACTCGGCCTTGAGGTGCTCGCAGGGATACGTTCCGTTTTTAAGACGGCCAATCCCGTCGTCATCTATCCGACGTCCGGCACCGGAGCGTGGGAGGCCGCACTGGTAAATACGCTGTCCCCCGGCGACCGCCTGCTGATGTTCGAGACCGGCTGGTTCTCGACGCTGTGGAGCAAGATGACCAAATCCCTCGGTTTCGAAGCGGACATCATCAAAGGAGACTGGCGCTCCGGCGTCGACGCCGATCTGCTCGAGGCCAGGCTCAGGGAAGATAAGGCGCACAGCTACAAGGCTGTCGCTGTCGTCCACAACGAGACATCCACCGGCGTGACGTCAAACATTGCCGCCGTGCGACGCGCGATCGATCGAGCGGGTCATCCGGCATTGCTGCTTGTCGACACCATCTCATCGCTCGGCTCCATCGACTACCGGCACGACGAATGGGGCGTCGATGTGACGGTCGGGGGCTCGCAAAAAGGACTGATGCTACCACCCGGACTTTCCTTCAACGCCATTTCGGACAAGGCGCTGGCCGCCTCCAGGACATCGCGCTTTCCTCGCGCGTTCCTGGGCTGGGAAGAGATGCTTTCGGCAAACGTCAAAGGCTTTTTCCCGTACACGCCTTCAACCAATTTGTTGCAGGGCTTGAAGGTTGCATTGGAGATGTTGCACGCCGAAGGACTGGACCAGGTTTTTGCCCGTCATGCCCGCGCAGCACAGGCGACGCGAGCCGCGGTGCGACATTGGGGTTTTGAGATCCAGTGCAGCAACGAGGCGGAATATTCCTCGACGCTCACCGCCGTGCGGCTTCCCGTGGGGCACTCCGCCGATGCGTTGCGGCACGAGATTCTCGAACGCGCCAACATGTCCCTGGGCAACGGCTTGGGCCCGCTTGCCGATCGCCTATTCCGGATCGGACACCTCGGCGACTTCAACAACCTGACGGTGACTGCCACCTTGTCCGGCATCGAGATGGGGCTGAAGGCAAGGGGGATTCCCCATTCTCCGGGTGGCGTCGATGCTGCGATGGAGGCTCTTGCCGGCAACTTGCCACCTGCAGCGCTTGCTGCGGAATAG
- a CDS encoding Re/Si-specific NAD(P)(+) transhydrogenase subunit alpha translates to MKIAVAKEINPSEPRVAVSPDTVKKYKALGVDIAVEPGAGIKSGLPDSEFTAVGAVVSADAVKDADIVIKVKRPEASELAQYKRGALVIAIMDPYGNEAALKTIADAGVSAFAMELMPRITRAQVMDVLSSQANLAGYRAVIEAAEAFGRAFPMMMTAAGTIPAAKVFVMGVGVAGLQAIATARRLGAVVTATDVRPATKEQVESLGAKFLAVEDEEFKNAQTAGGYAKEMSKEYQAKQAALTAEHLKKQDIVITTALIPGRPAPKLVSGEMVKSMKPGSVLVDLAVERGGNVEGAKPGEIVETDGVKIVGYTNVAGRVAASASSLYARNLFSFIETLIDKPSKALAVNWEDELVKATALTKDGAVIHPNFQPKA, encoded by the coding sequence ATGAAGATTGCCGTTGCCAAGGAAATTAATCCGTCTGAGCCGCGGGTTGCCGTTTCGCCCGATACGGTGAAAAAATACAAGGCGTTGGGCGTCGATATCGCGGTTGAGCCGGGCGCAGGCATCAAATCGGGCCTGCCGGATTCGGAATTCACCGCGGTGGGAGCCGTTGTCAGCGCCGATGCGGTGAAGGACGCCGACATCGTCATCAAGGTGAAGCGGCCGGAAGCCTCCGAGCTTGCCCAGTACAAGCGCGGCGCGCTGGTGATCGCCATCATGGATCCCTACGGCAATGAGGCCGCGCTGAAAACCATCGCGGATGCCGGCGTCTCGGCGTTCGCGATGGAATTGATGCCGCGCATCACCCGCGCCCAGGTGATGGATGTGCTGTCCAGCCAGGCGAATCTGGCCGGCTATCGCGCGGTGATCGAGGCGGCCGAAGCTTTCGGCCGCGCCTTCCCGATGATGATGACCGCGGCCGGCACCATTCCGGCCGCCAAAGTGTTCGTGATGGGCGTCGGCGTTGCCGGCCTGCAGGCGATCGCGACCGCGCGGCGGCTCGGCGCCGTCGTCACCGCGACCGACGTGCGGCCCGCGACGAAAGAGCAGGTCGAAAGTCTCGGCGCCAAATTCCTCGCGGTCGAGGACGAAGAGTTCAAGAACGCCCAGACCGCCGGCGGCTACGCCAAGGAAATGTCGAAAGAGTATCAGGCCAAGCAGGCCGCGCTCACCGCCGAACATCTCAAGAAGCAGGACATCGTGATCACGACGGCACTGATCCCGGGGCGCCCGGCGCCGAAACTCGTCAGCGGCGAGATGGTCAAGTCGATGAAGCCGGGTTCGGTGCTGGTCGATCTGGCGGTCGAGCGCGGCGGCAATGTCGAGGGCGCCAAACCCGGCGAGATCGTCGAGACCGACGGCGTCAAGATCGTCGGCTACACCAATGTCGCCGGCCGCGTCGCGGCATCGGCGTCGAGCCTGTACGCCCGCAACCTGTTTTCATTCATCGAGACCCTGATCGACAAGCCCAGCAAGGCGCTCGCGGTGAACTGGGAGGACGAACTGGTGAAAGCCACCGCGCTGACCAAGGACGGCGCCGTCATCCATCCGAATTTCCAGCCGAAGGCCTGA